A single genomic interval of Fusarium verticillioides 7600 chromosome 8, whole genome shotgun sequence harbors:
- a CDS encoding citrate synthase gives MVLSQNKGRRETLTVVDNRTNQTYEIPIIHNSIPATEFKKIKAEQGNDRPEDETTQGLRVYDPAYMNTAVVQSKITYINGLDGVLRYRGYPIEQLVEKSNFLESAYLLIYGDLPTKAQYDEWQGEVMHHTYIHSDIENMFKSFRYDSHPMSMLSAAFATLGAFAPEANPSLAGQKLYTNAASGNMDSLKMLDKQILRILGKAPTLAAASYRMRQGRPFNRPAQGLSYTGNFLYLLDNLSEPEYQPHPVLAKALDKLFILHADHEVNCSTATVLQVGSSLVDPYSVVAAGCAALYGPSHGGASESAIRMLIEIGSPENVPAFMQAVERRERVLVGFGHRVYKNVDPRSTAIRKLAEEVFEVTGRNKLLDTALTLADYARKSEFMRSRNLYPNVDFYSGLIYQAMGFPLDFYPVLFAVPRCVGWLAHWRQMMLNKSGVKIWRPRQLYVGEGEREYVDTKDRKEKPDATVFDAPVKVEHGGEKQRALLAASAGLKSKL, from the coding sequence atggtgCTGTCTCAGAACAAGGGCCGTCGCGAGACGCTCACGGTCGTGGATAACAGAACAAACCAGACCTACGAGATCCCCATCATTCACAATTCCATCCCAGCGACAGAattcaagaagatcaaagcCGAGCAAGGCAATGATCgcccagaagatgagaccaCGCAGGGTCTTAGGGTGTATGATCCCGCGTACATGAATACTGCTGTCGTGCAGAGCAAAATCACATACATCAACGGCCTAGATGGCGTTCTTCGGTACCGCGGATATCCGATTGAGCAGTTAGTCGAGAAGAGCAATTTTCTCGAGTCAGCGTATCTTCTCATCTATGGAGACCTTCCTACCAAGGCGCAGTATGACGAATGGCAGGGAGAGGTGATGCATCACACGTATATCCACAGCGATATTGAGAACATGTTCAAGTCGTTCCGCTACGACTCTCACCCCATGTCCATGCTGAGCGCGGCGTTTGCAACACTCGGAGCGTTTGCTCCGGAGGCTAATCCCTCGCTTGCAGGACAGAAGCTGTACACCAACGCTGCGTCGGGCAATATGGATTCCCTCAAGATGCTGGATAAGCAGATCCTTCGAATTCTTGGAAAGGCGCCTACTTTGGCAGCTGCGTCATACAGAATGCGACAGGGCCGACCATTCAACCGCCCTGCGCAAGGCTTGTCGTACACAGGAAACTTCCTTTATCTCCTCGACAACCTATCTGAGCCAGAataccagcctcatcctgTTCTCGCCAAGGCCTTGGACAAGCTCTTCATTCTCCACGCCGACCATGAAGTCAACTGCTCCACCGCCACAGTCCTGCAAGTTGGAAGTTCTCTAGTCGATCCTTATAGCGTCGTTGCTGCAGGATGCGCCGCACTCTATGGCCCATCTCACGGAGGAGCTTCCGAGTCAGCAATCAGAATGCTCATCGAGATTGGATCCCCCGAGAACGTCCCCGCATTCATGCAAGCcgttgagagaagagagcgcGTCCTCGTAGGTTTCGGCCACCGCGTCTACAAAAACGTTGATCCCCGCTCAACAGCCATCCGCAAGCTCGCCGAAGAAGTATTCGAAGTCACCGGCcgcaacaagctcctcgacaCAGCCCTCACGCTCGCCGACTACGCGCGCAAGAGCGAATTCATGCGCAGCAGGAACTTGTACCCCAACGTGGACTTTTACTCTGGCCTGATCTACCAAGCGATGGGATTCCCGCTTGATTTCTATCCTGTTTTGTTTGCCGTGCCTCGAtgtgttggttggttggcGCACTGGAGACAGATGATGCTGAATAAGTCGGGTGTCAAGATCTGGAGGCCGAGACAGCTTTATGTtggggagggagagagggagtATGTCGATACTAAGGACCGAAAGGAGAAGCCTGATGCTACGGTCTTTGACGCTCCTGTCAAGGTTGAGCATGGAGGGGAGAAGCAGCgagctcttcttgctgctaGTGCGGGGCTGAAAAGCAAGTTGTAA
- a CDS encoding acid phosphatase, which translates to MKSTHFFAGAFAALAQAAPTVDETYPYNGPDIPIGDWVDHTINGNANHTGFIRLVEPPAVRPGYANATNNVNVISLSYIPAQNGGDTVGINIHYQTPFGLGQAPLVNWGTSASYLNNVAIGSTATYDRTPPCSLVHMTQCSQFFHNVQIEHLQPGTTYFYQIPAANGTTESTVLSFTTAQAAGDPSQFSIAINNDMGYTNANGSYFYMNKSMYDEEGLAFVWHGGDLSYADDWYSGIVQCNLSAWPVCYNGSFSSLPNNDTNPDYFNTSLPAGEIPNQGSPRGGDVGVLYESNWDLWQQWMNNITMKIPYIVLPGNHEVTCADHDNPPYVLSSYLNENKTNTTMHGDNPNATLTYYSCPPSQRNFTAFQNRFSMAGDKSGGVGNFWHSFDYGLVHFVSIDTETDYANSPDKTFREDIEKAKKEEDCKGKDQDEPKCKTRTESVTSTSTSSWSCTPLPTDDVYDTDDLEEETYLESGKAHPLRNETYVTDAGPFGYIEGSIHDNKAYQQYQWLREDLKNVDRCKTPWVIIMGHRPMYSSHDNASYHLHLREAFEGLFLKNKVDLYIAGHVHWYERLKPIGNCHVDIHAIKNHSKTNGVYEVRPGQSMVHLINGAAGNIESHATINKSLPIPDITAHRNLTSFGFSKLTVFNATTLSWKFIQGHDGLVGDKLTVHKDPKLTCKDYKTYSPSSSFGSSCSSECSGSGVLAWLYCNIYCASFGEALKV; encoded by the exons ATGAAGTCGACACATTTCTTCGCAGGTGCTTTCGCTGCACTTGCTCAAGCAGCACCAACTGTCGACGAGACATACCCATATAATGGACCTGATATCCCCATCGGCGACTGGGTTGACCATACGATTAATGGCAACGCCAACCACACTGGATTCATCCGTCTGGTTGAACCCCCAGCTGTACGTCCTGGCTATGCCAATGCTACCAACAACGTCAATGTCATCTCACTATCATACATACCTGCCCAGAATGGAGGGGACACTGTTGGCATCAATATCCATTACCAAACGCCCTTTGGTCTTGGTCAGGCACCCTTGGTGAATTGGGGTACCAGTGCTTCGTATTTAAACAACGTGGCTATCGGCTCAACCGCAACATACGACCGCACTCCTCCCTGCTCTCTCGTGCACATGACTCAATGCAGTCAATTCTTTCACAACGTGCAGATAGAGCATCTTCAACCGGGTACAACCTATTTCTACCAGATCCCTGCTGCGAATGGTACAACCGAGTCCACTGTTTTGAGCTTTACAACGGCTCAGGCTGCAGGCGACCCATCGCAATTCAGTATCGCTATCAACAATGATATGGGATATACCAATGCCAATGGATCGTACTTTTACATGAACAAAAGCATGTATGATGAGGAAGGCCTCGCTTTTGTGTGGCACGGCGGAGATCTCAGCTACGCGGATGACTGGTACTCTGGCATCGTACAGTGCAACTTGTCAGCTTGGCCCGTCTGCTATAACGGCAGCTTTAGTAGCTTGCCCAACAACGACACCAACCCCGATTATTTCAACACGTCTCTTCCGGCAGGTGAGATTCCAAATCAAGGCAGCCCTCGGGGCGGCGATGTCGGTGTCCTCTATGAGTCCAACTGGGATCTTTGGCAGCAGTGGatgaacaacatcaccatgaAGATCCCGTACATTGTCCTCCCAGGCAATCATGAGGTCACATGTGCCGACCATGATAACCCTCCATATGTCCTATCGTCATATCTCAATgagaacaaaacaaacactACAATGCATGGCGATAACCCCAACGCCACGCTCACGTATTATTCGTGTCCGCCTTCCCAACGCAATTTCACAGCTTTCCAGAACCGCTTCTCTATGGCAGGTGACAAGTCCGGAGGCGTCGGGAATTTCTGGCATTCATTCGACTACGGCCTTGTTCATTTCGTATCTATCGATACGGAAACGGACTACGCTAACAGTCCCGACAAGACATTCCgtgaggatattgagaaggccaagaaagaagaagactgtAAAGGCAAGGATCAGGATGAGCCCAAGTGCAAGACTAGGACGGAATCGGTTACGTCTACGTCTACGTCCTCGTGGAGCTGTACCCCGCTTCCGACAGATGATGTCTATGATACGGATgatctggaggaggagacaTATCTTGAGTCTGGGAAAGCTCATCCTTTGCGAAACGAGACGTATGTCACTGATGCTGGGCCTTTTGGATACATTGAGGGTTCCATCCATGACAATAAGGCTTATCAGCAATATCAGTGGTTGAGGGAAGATCTTAAAAACGTTGATCGGTGCAAAACACCCTGGGTTATCATTATGGGTCATCGTCCCATGTACAGCTCCCATGATAACGCCAGCTATCATCTGCACCTTCGTGAGGCCTTCGAGGGGTTGTtcctgaagaacaaggttgaTTTGTACATCGCCGG ACACGTTCACTGGTATGAGCGTCTCAAGCCTATAGGAAACTGCCACGTCGACATTCATGCGATCAAGAACCATAGTAAGACGAATGGTGTTTACGAGGTGAGGCCTGGACAATCTATggtccatctcatcaacggcGCTGCTGGAAACATCGAGAGCCACGCGACCATTAACAAGTCCTTGCCCATCCCCGACATAACAGCTCACCGTAACTTGACCAGTTTTGGCTTTTCCAAGCTGACTGTTTTCAACGCAACAACTCTGTCTTGGAAGTTCATCCAGGGTCATGATGGTCTCGTCGGTGACAAACTCACTGTTCACAAGGATCCGAAGTTGACTTGCAAGGATTACAAGACTTATAGCCCATCTAGCTCGTTTGgttcctcttgttcttctgagTGCTCTGGATCTGGTGTGCTGGCCTGGCTCTACTGCAATATCTATTGTGCCAGCTTTGGGGAGGCGCTTAAGGTTTAA